The Arachis hypogaea cultivar Tifrunner chromosome 19, arahy.Tifrunner.gnm2.J5K5, whole genome shotgun sequence genome has a window encoding:
- the LOC112776811 gene encoding uncharacterized protein isoform X2, whose product MDASKKNYKKSNIEGNSLGNNLESNKKEKHKKRKRRHEIDGEATRNSEEEGFTSRKKKRKRLQEISASMASKRHKFTKDNDLESAVSSTDLRVPKKSRVRFVEEENYADEVLPFMEQLLNDEDLSQTPNISDSINSEQDEELEAKRVRGPTLLKKIWNMPRGKTIDVQFNNRNQAIRKEGRKLASFLGILARTPSIMPLNIDDWRCYDKEEKNKLLKIVRKKFSIPVRGEEFVKRSIGKKWKDYKCDLKGIYLGQYKTKDVLLKNRPERIPRDQWIGLVSYWFSDKAKKRTQANRINRAKQKMPHTGGSKSIATLMDELAKDGIEPSRAEIFLKIHKRRKDGRPLDEESAKAVELIEEKLNNGELSNEESINGVAWEGDIYSQVLGSDRSGYVRGLGLGPTPSILWGNKSSYGKFVSDALANEVAQKLQQEIKVLKEKHEEEMKLMKENQNKMFAELSFMRQVLCKLVSTGSSMTQNFNENSFMQVPDANSGHELAPSST is encoded by the exons ATGGATGCATCAAAGAAGAACTATAAAAAGTCAAATATTGAAGGAAACAGTTTGGGAAATAATTTAGAGTCAAATAAAAAGGAGAAAcataagaagagaaagagaaggcatGAAATTGATGGAGAAGCTACAAGGAATTCAGAAGAAGAGGGCTTCACCagtagaaaaaagaagagaaagagattgCAAGAAATCAGTGCTTCAATGGCAAGCAAAAGACACAAATTTACTAAGGATAATGATCTTGAGAGTGCTGTCTCAAGTACAGATTTAAGAGTGCCTAAAAAGAGTCGTGTCAGATTTGTTGAAGAGGAAAATTATGCTGATGAAGTGCTGCCTTTTATGGAGCAACTATTGAATGATGAGGATTTGTCTCAAACTCCCAATATTTCTGATAGTATAAATTCTGAGCAAGATGAAGAATTAG AGGCAAAGAGGGTTAGAGGACCTACATTGTTGAAAAAAATTTGGAACATGCCTCGTGGAAAGACAATTGATGTGCAGTTTAATAACCGCAACCAAGCTATAAGAAAAGAAGGCAGAAAGCTTGCTAGTTTTCTTGGTATTCTAGCTAGAACTCCTTCAATAATGCCTTTAAACATAGATGACTGGAGATGTTATGATAAAGAGGAGAAAAACAAGTTGCTGAAAATTGTGAGG aagaagttttCAATCCCAGTACGTGGTGAGGAATTTGTAAAAAGATCAATTGGGAAGAAATGGAAAGATTATAAATGTGACTTAAAGGGTATATATTTGGGACAGTACAAAACCAAAGATGTTTTATTGAAGAATAGACCGGAACGAATCCCAAGAGATCAATGGATTGGTCTTGTCTCATATTGGTTCTCTGATAAAGCAAAG AAACGTACCCAAGCAAATAGGATTAATAGGGCAAAGCAAAAAATGCCTCACACGGGAGGATCCAAAAGCATTGCAACTTTGATGGATGAACTG GCCAAGGATGGAATCGAACCTTCACGAGCAGagatttttctcaaaattcatAAAAGGCGTAAGGATGGTAGACCATTGGATGAGGAGTCTGCAAAAGCAGTG GAACTAATTGAAGAGAAGTTGAATAATGGCGAGCTATCTAATGAAGAATCTATTAATGGTGTTGCTTGGGAAGGAGATATTTATTCTCAAGTATTGGGAAGTGATAGAAGTGGTTACGTACGTGgtttaggacttggtccaacaccTTCTATATTGTGGGGTAATAAATCATCTTATGGTAAATTTGTTTCAGATGCTTTAGCCAATGAGGTTGCTCAAAAATTACAACAAGAAATAAAGGTGCTAAAGGAGAAacatgaagaagaaatgaagttgatgaaagaaaatcaaaataaaatgttTGCTGAATTATCTTttatgagacaagttttgtgTAAGCTTGTTTCAACAGGTTCATCTATGACTCAAAATTTCAATGAAAATTCTTTTATGcag GTTCCTGATGCTAATAGTGGTCATGAGTTAGCACCATCCAGCACTTAA
- the LOC112776811 gene encoding uncharacterized protein isoform X1, with protein MDNSRNRRWMQCDRISEEYLEGLEKFLDHAFHHSNGESIACPCKKCVLHYLVDRTIAYDHLVVNGIMPSYDTWFCHGELLKSPTPIGETNCIEETFRGDDMVGMIEDVYNGFTQSIDNDPSESGDEEPNLEEPNFGAKHASINESHPEVEMFDKLLKDADEELYPGCKKFSKLSFLLQLYHLKQLFKWSNESFNALLGLLKEVLPDGEKLPSSYYNTKKMVKGLRLKYERIHACPNDCMLFRNELANKNINECSVCGASRWKNNKKKIPAKVLRYFPLKPRLQRLFMSSRTSKLMRWHHDERNKDGTLRHPADSEAWKSFDNSHEEFSKDPRNVRLGLAADGFNPYSKMQSKHSTWPVILMPYNLPPWLCMKQEFFILSLLIPGPTAPGNNIDVFLQPLIEELKELWDVGVETYDAFDKKTFNMKAALMWTINDFPAYGNLSGWCTYGEFACPSCNINTHSIRLTKSQKYCYMGHRRFLKSNHKYRNDARSFDGTKESRVAPCPISGSSVLNQTRGINFFLGKLGEDVSGVIKNTWRKRSIFFNLPYWKTNLVRHNLDVMHIEKNVCDNLIYTLLGLGKKSKDNLKARLDLKEMNIRPSLWPQQRANGKIFLPPSYFSMSSAEKKLFYEVLENVKLPHGYASNVSRCIRKQKISGLKSHDCHVIMQELLPLALRGTVDKKMSFVLIELCTFFRGICSKNLEVEKLTLLEEKIALILCDMEKLFLPSFFTIMVHLVIHLATEAKIAGPVQYRWMYPIERYLCTLKSYVRNQACPEGSIAEGYISNECLAFCSLYMEGGDSRSYWSTKNKMEIEHEADQEGCLFPSIGKPFGKEEAFLMDDKTWLQTHRYVLFNCASKVVEDYRNEHISEIKRTHRKRRLSSHQLDRLHFNSFHEWFKDEINKLDITFGTQSDIRTLSRGPSYIARRFKGFDLNNGYRFRTKKHEESKATQNSGVMVVSKVISYASASDNAPKSGNINYYGRLTDIIELNYFEEFKVVLFKCEWVDITKGRGVKKDDLGFTLVNFSRLIHTGDQESDEPFVFANQAQQVIFVKDPHDHEWFIPRLISPRDIYNMGEKKIMQFEKLMQNDNGDLTLLEEIRHFEDENTDWVRSGVNGIVIDHGHSPNQTDDNSE; from the exons ATGGACAATTCTAGAAATAGAAGATGGATGCAATGTGATAGAATTAGTGAAGAGTATCTAGAGGGATTAGAAAAGTTTTTAGACCATGCCTTTCATCATAGTAATGGAGAATCAATTGCTTGTCCCTGTAAGAAATGTGTGTTACACTATTTAGTGGATCGGACAATAGCTTATGATCACCTTGTGGTTAATGGTATTATGCCATCATATGACACTTGGTTTTGTCATGGGGAATTATTAAAATCACCTACTCCTATTGGAGAAACTAATTGTATAGAAGAAACTTTTAGGGGTGATGATATGGTAGGAATGATAGAGGATGTTTATAATGGCTTTACCCAGAGCATAGATAATGACCCTTCAGAAAGTGGTGATGAGGAGCCAAACTTGGAGGAGCCAAACTTTGGAGCCAAACATGCGTCAATAAATGAATCTCATCCAGAAGTGGAAATGTTTGACAAGTTACTAAAAGATGCAGATGAAGAATTATATCCTGGATGCAAGAaattcagcaagctttcttttctATTGCAACTTTACCATCTAAAGCAATTATTCAAATGGAGCAACGAGTCTTTTAATGCGTTGCTAGGATTATTAAAGGAAGTATTACCCGATGGTGAGAAGTTACCTAGTTCTTATTATAATACTAAAAAGATGGTTAAGGGATTGCGCTTGAAGTATGAAAGGATCCATGCTTGTCCCAATGATTGTATGCTTTTTAGGAATGAATTGGCTAATAAGAACATCAACGAATGCTCAGTTTGTGGAGCTTCTAGGTGGAAaaacaataagaaaaaaattCCTGCTAAGGTTCTAAGGTATTTTCCCCTTAAGCCAAGGTTGCAGAGGCTGTTTATGTCTTCAAGAACTTCTAAATTGATGAGATGGCATCATGACGAACGCAATAAAGATGGGACTTTGCGACATCCTGCAGATTCTGAAGCGTGGAAAAGTTTTGACAATTCTCATGAAGAATTTTCTAAAGATCCTCGCAATGTTCGTTTAGGATTAGCTGCTGATGGATTTAATCCATATAGTAAAATGCAAAGTAAACATAGCACATGGCCAGTGATTTTAATGCCATATAATCTTCCACCATGGCTGTGTATGAAGCAAGAGTTTTTTATTTTGTCGTTACTCATTCCTGGACCAACAGCGCCTGGAAATAATATTGATGTTTTCTTGCAACCTTTGATAGAAGAGTTAAAGGAATTATGGGATGTTGGGGTGGAAACCTATGATGCCTTTGATAAGAAGACATTTAATATGAAAGCAGCGCTCATGTGGACAATAAATGATTTTCCAGCATATGGTAACTTATCTGGTTGGTGTACTTATGGTGAATTTGCTTGCCCTTCTTGCAATATAAACACTCATTCTATAAGGCTCACAAAAAGTCAAAAGTATTGCTACATGGGTCATCGACGCTTCTTGAAGTCTAATCATAAATATCGAAATGACGCAAGGTCTTTCGATGGGACTAAAGAATCAAGAGTTGCGCCTTGTCCAATATCAGGGTCATCAGTTTTGAATCAAACTAGAGGCATAAATTTTTTCCTTGGTAAGCTTGGTGAAGATGTTAGTGGGGTGATAAAAAATACATGGAGAAAGAGGAGCATTTTTTTCAATCTCCCTTATTGGAAAACAAATTTGGTGCGACATAACCTTGATGTGATGCACATAGAAAAAAATGTGTGTGATAACTTGATATATACACTGTTAGGTCTGGGTAAAAAGTCGAAAGATAACTTGAAGGCTCGGTTGGACTTGAAAGAGATGAATATAAGACCTAGCTTATGGCCTCAACAACGAGCTAATGGAAAGATATTTCTCCCTCCTTCTTATTTCTCAATGTCTTCTGCTGAAAAGAAGTTATTTTATGAAGTACTAGAAAATGTTAAGCTTCCACATGGCTATGCATCTAATGTCTCTCGTTGCATTCGGAAACAGAAAATATCAGGGCTAAAATCTCATGATTGCCATGTTATAATGCAAGAACTTCTTCCACTTGCTTTACGAGGAACAGTAGATAAAAAGATGAGCTTTGTTTTGATCGAATTGTGCACATTCTTTCGAGGGATATGCAGTAAAAATCTTGAAGTGGAAAAATTAACACTACTTGAGGAGAAGATTGCCTTAATATTGTGTGACATGGAGAAGCTGTTCCTCCCATCATTTTTTACAATTATGGTACATTTGGTTATTCATTTAGCAACTGAAGCTAAAATTGCAGGTCCGGTCCAATATCGCTGGATGTATCCAATAGAAAG GTATTTATGCACTTTAAAATCATATGTTCGAAATCAAGCATGTCCAGAAGGTTCTATAGCAGAGGGATATATTTCAAATGAGTGTTTGGCATTTTGCTCACTATATATGGAAGGTGGGGATTCAAGATCTTATTggtcaacaaaaaataaaatggagATTGAGCATGAGGCTGATCAAGAAGGATGCCTTTTTCCTTCTATTGGGAAGCCATTTGGCAAAGAAGAAGCATTTCTAATGGATGATAAAACATGGTTGCAAACCCATCGATATGTGCTCTTCAATTGTGCTTCTAAAGTGGTTGAAGATTATAGAAA TGAACATATTAGTGAGATCAAGAGAACACATCGCAAGCGTCGCCTTTCTTCACATCAACTTGATCGCttgcattttaattcatttcatgAATGGTTCAAGGATGAA ATTAACAAGTTGGATATCACATTTGGTACCCAAAGTGATATAAGAACCCTTTCACGAGGTCCAAGTTACATTGCAAGACGATTCAAAGGTTTTGATTTGAACAATGGGTATCGATTTCGAACAAAAAAGCATGAAGAGTCCAAGGCAACACAAAATTCTGGTGTCATGGTTGTCTCAAAGGTGATTAGCTATGCAAGTGCAAGTGACAATGCTCCCAAGTCGGGAAATATCAATTATTATGGAAGATTGACTGATATTATAGAGTTAAATTACTTTGAAGAATTTAAGGTTGTCTTGTTTAAATGTGAATGGGTTGACATAACCAAAGGTAGAGGAGTTAAGAAAGATGACTTGGGTTTCACACTAGTGAACTTTTCACGCTTAATACATACCGGTGATCAAGAGAGTGATGAACCTTTTGTATTTGCAAACCAAGCTCAACAAGTGATATTTGTGAAAGAtcctcatgatcatgaatggTTTATCCCTAGGCTAATTAGTCCTCGAGACATATATAATATGGGAGAAAAGAAAATCATGCAGTTTGAGAAATTAATGCAAAATGATAATGGTGACTTAACTTTGTTAGAGGAAATTCGTCACTTTGAGGATGAGAATACTGATTGGGTTAGAAGTGGGGTTAATGGTATAGTAATTGATCATGGACATTCACCAAATCAAACTGATGACAATTCTGAGTAA